The sequence below is a genomic window from Macadamia integrifolia cultivar HAES 741 chromosome 1, SCU_Mint_v3, whole genome shotgun sequence.
TTCTCAGGCAGGGTCAACTGATCATAATAATACCATTCCAACTGGGGCATTTGATTACATATTTTAAGGAGAAAAGAACACTACCCGGTTGTTTACTCATGCACACAGACACGGgtggcaaaatgaccaccctgcCCCTCCATGTTGGATGCCTCGACACACTCCAAATGGGCCCCGAGCTGGTGCTGGGGCCACACATCCAGTAGCGTTCTCTACCCCATATTTTAATTATTCTATTAAAACACATAGAGTAAAACTAAAGGGATGTTACCTTTAATGAAAGACAGTGATGAACCAGTTGATGGGGAAGCATTATTGGGCCCAGATACATTTTGTGTATTATCATTTCCTGGAGATCCTGAATTAACCTTGAGGCTGAAGACATGAACTGTGCCTTTGTCACTTGACACGGCTAGCCACTGTGCAGTAGAAGAGAAAGCTAGGCTGTAGATCTCTGCTCTATCAGCACCCCTACGTACCTGCATCATATATCCGTTTATTCACAGTATAAGGGAAGGTGCAGAGAGCATGTAAAATTGTGCCACCTTATTAAGGCCAACACTACACTAAAAGCAGAAAAAGCTACCAAAGTTATCTGCCCAAGTCAATGAGGGCTCCATGTGATGAATTTACAAGTAGATCTATCTGATTGCCAGCCTCACCATGTTGCATATGCTGCCCTCACAGTTCGTTGTTAAGTTATCTAGAGGAAAGTTGAAAAGTTTAAAATATTCTGCaaatgtaacttttttttttgggggtgcaTTCTATGAGCTTTCCAGACATCTAGTAAGACTAGGTTCTTGTCTACAAAATTAATCCATTTGGAATCTACAGGTGTCAATTACCGAGGATTGATCAATGTTatagtggaaataagccttcAATTGAGTTAATAAATGTTGGgcggttttctttgtaataagccactttaatgagcctaaaatatgggtaagaAATAGGAATACGAGATTTACTTTATCAGTTAAAGCCTCATGCAAGGGGTTGCGCTTTAGTTAGTGTAGTCAGAGTCTATTTCTTAATTTCAATTGCTATTACAGCATTTTAGTTACACAGGAATAGGTCTCCATAAGTCCAGTCTAGTTTTCAGCAGAATTCCTTTATTTATGCAGTGTTTTTTTAGTCAGTTAATACTACCTCCACCACAAACTACTGACCGGAGCCGTTTTAGGCTTCATTTGAGTCATGATATAGTCTTATATACATCCCTGCACACGAATGTGATTAATGGAAATTGGattttgccttcttttttttctgcgAGATCCAGAGCTCTTCTACTGTGGTGATTCAGTAGAAACCTGTTAGTGATTCCAGGAGGCCTTGGTGGTAATTCCAAGCTGGGGTTTGATGTTATGTCAACCCTGAAGATCAGGTGGGTTTCCTGATtcatatctttctttttttacttttcttcttcctttattaaGTCAGGTCAGTTTCAAACCTTCTTCAAGTCGAATTTCTTTAATTGGAATCTAAAATATTGTTCTGGTTCTATTACTTGATTACTATTATTTCTACTCTGAATCATTAAGTTTCTACCATCAATTTCACAATCTTACTTCAAGCCTGATTCCTAAGATATCAGTTTTATGAATTTGGTTTCACTAACTTGTTTCCTGTTTTCTGTTGGTTTTACTAATTTGTTCCCTGTTTTCTGTTACTGGTTCATTCAAACTTTTCAAGTTCTTAACTGAACTCTGATTAGAACTCTAATCTGTCTTTTGATTCTATGGAACTTGAACTATCCTACTCCAGTAGGATTTCTCAATATCAGTGGATCTGCCCATCAGATTCAGACCAAACTTTACAGGACTACCTGTCTGGTTAAGAACAGCCTTCCAACAGAATACGAGCAAAATCAGACAAGTCCTTTTTAAGatattcatttttgtttttctgtgaTCCTGTCACAACTTGATCTCTCATTGAATCTCACTGGTTCATGAGTACCACTACATTATCAATCCACTAAAATATTGTGAATGGGTTAGTTTAAAataatcaatccaaaaaaaaaaaaaggtggtacTTCAGGATCTTGCCTTCAGTTTATATAAGAAGTCTAATTTTATGACAAGGTAACCCAGCAAAGACCTACTTAAAATAATTAAGAAGAGGACCTAAACTTAACCAAAAATAACTGGATTCGAAAGTGTCAACCAAAAAGATGCTTTCTCAGAGAGAAAAGCATAGCCAAACATCACCCAGTTTGCAGTTGCAAAACTCAAAACAACATAGGTACAAAAATACAGGAACTGCAGATATAGAATCAAAGAGTAAATAGTACAAGACCACCACCCGAAAGCAAAAAACAAAGATACCAGTAGACGGTAAGTACTCCATGTGATTAATAAAACACCATTGAAGTGAATAGTATGCACCAAATCATATGATAAAGATGAGGTTCTTTAGGAAGGTTACATTGATTGTTTCATCTTAATAAATATTTGCATTTTGTCTTTTAATCAGTCCCAGAAAGTTTAATTGTTTAAGTATGGTAAGCAATATTATACAATATCAAACAGAACTATTCTCCTAAAAAAGAAGCTAAATTAAAGCCATGCATGTAATTTACATGACTGTGCATGCAACCCTGCTCATTTCCTTCTCTATTACAGTTGATCAGATTATTCGCTTTCAGGGAGCCAACCCACTGAAATGGTTTCAATGACCCCACATCATTGGAAGAAAGTGGAATTGAATAATTTGACGTTGAACCCAGCGAAGCGATGAAACAAGCAACGGCCCCATTAGCCATTAGTAGTAAGTATAGGTGCCCCTACTCGAGTAAGGCACGCGCTAGAACTGAACAAGCAACGGCTAGCGCGCCCTGTAGTTTTCTCGCTTATTGAGTAAGGCTTTTCTTCGCTTAGTAAGGCCTTTTCTTTTCAGGAGTGCGCGAGCGAGCTGGGGAAAGGATCCCCTCAAGACTCTTCTATTCATCCTTCTTCAAAAGTGCAGTCTAAAGAAAACCACGATCCATGATTGCTCAGTACAACCAGggtgtttcaactttcaattaGGCTAAATTTGGATCATGAGTCCAAACAACCACGAATTGGTGTGTCTATGCATCAGATTTAGTAGTTATAAAAAGTTCAGCAAGCAAACAAGATTCCAATTAGGACGACTAATTCCCGCATCTCAATAGAAAgttctacaatttttttttttttttgataggtagacACTTCTTCAGCTTTAGGAGGACGCTCCAATTCCTACTGGTCGGTAGAATTGAAGCACGAATTTGGAGGATGCAATTCCTATGATGCCGAGAAATCTCTAAATCATCAAACATAAATCATGGCCATTCACGGCTGTAGGACACTTCTAATCCAAACTGATCTTTGTTTGACCAATTAAACAGTGAACTGAAAAGTGTTCCTTCAAAGACATTTAGAACACTTCTTCCAACTAAATTCAACTCAATTCAACTCATAggtatcccaactaaatggggtcagccaCATGGATactttttctccaatcagctctattcaaaacCATACATGTTACTAGTCTTAAGCTATTCATGTCCTTCCTTACCAGTTCTCCTACAGTCATTTTAGGCTTACATATGGCTTTTTTAtctccttcaatctaaatcaaatcatcCCTCCATAATAGAGCAATCAAAGGCCTCCATTGCACATGTCTACCACATTCAAATAGCATTGCTGGTCGTATAGTTAGCCAAcagaattttccttttgagttgtAAGGAAATAAGTATCACACGACACTTTGGACAGAcacctccacttcatccatcttatTGTAATTCTTTctgcaacatcatcctctatttctcctttatttatgatttaaacCTAGGTacctaaaattttcactttatgATATCTCCCTATTATCAATTTCACCACCTCATTTTCAGTCATATTGTTACTAATGTAAGTGACACTCCAACTCTGTTTTTGTGCAACTTATCTTAAAACCCTTTAAtaccaaggttgatctccataattccaaTTTTACATTTATCTctgcttttgtttcatccaaCAAAACAATGTCAGCCAAAAGGATACACCAAGGGATCGATCTTGCATGTCTCTAGTTGGCTCGTCTATGATTAGCGCAAATAAATATCGGTTTAAAACTGATCCTTGATGCTATCCATTTGTAATTGGAAAATTACTACcctaccccaccccaccccaccccaccccacacccAACAGTTTTTACACTAGTTAGTAACATTGTCGGAAAACCAAGTTTTGATTTGGCCAAGACACCCGAGCCGGGTAAAAAGAATGGGAATCCTAAGAGTCACGTAGACTTGCTCAGGTATATAAAAAAAAGCGGCAAATTCCGAGTCACCACATCTACACATCAGACAACTGAGATTCATCCCACCATCAGCCATTGAAACTCAAGAACGAAAGCTTCACTAGAGacattttttttaccatattacTCAGAATCTCAGATTAAGCCActgagatttaaaaaataataataataataaataaataaaaagtaaataaaatctCCAGCCTGCCTACagataaaccaaaaaaagaaaaggatttacTGTTGCTCAGGTAACCGCTCAGGATTGAACATCACATCAGCACCCAAATGAATGCTTTCGATCAATTCCTCTAGCACTCATCATCGCAACACATCAGTAAAACTGGATTtactttgggaaaaaaaaaaaattttctgccgcagaagaagagaagttgCAGAGAGACTCAGAACTATAGTTAACCTCAGCAAGGCAAATCAGCCGTTACAACTTTACAAGGAGACACCCATTGGAGGATCTAACGGATCTTCATCATCCTTAAATCAGGCACAAATccagaaattaaagaaagatgaagaaattgacaaaagaATTCAAACACGTCAAAACCCTACAGCCGAAATGCGAGGAACTTGGCAGTTGGAAGTACAGCGTCGTTTGGTGTGCAACCCTCTTGCTGGTTCCTCATGATCTCCATCTCCAACCACCGTCAACAATGCTCGCAGTCGCCAAAACAAGAAAGTGAGGGAACAGATTGACCATGCCGAGAAATCactctttcttctacttcttctaaGATTTTTGCCATTTCAATGTCAGGAGAGGACTCTTGGAGTCTTGGGTAATATAGAATCATATTATAATTTATCATCTCCAACCACTGTCAACAACGCTCACAGTCGCCAAAGCAAGAAAGTGAGGGAACAGATCGACCATGCCGCGAAATCactctttcttctacttcttctaaGATTTTTTCCATTTCAATGTCACGAGCGGACTCTAGGAGTCTTGGGTAATATAGAATCatattataatttatatataaGAGAAAGACCGCATTGTTATTTGGCTTCCGAGGAGTTTACAAGAATCACAGACAGAAAATGATACATTTAATACCCATAGTAACCTACAGTGTACATAGTACATAATATGGCAAAATTTCAGGCAATTTCGACCACTACTATGCACTCTCCCATACCCTTGGATTTTCAAAGTTCTATTTTGCTACTTACCAAACTCCCTTCGGACTAAAACTTGATATGTGAGCTAGGGACCAAGGGTGGTCTCCTTGTCCTAGTTGGATATGAGTGTCGAATACAACTCTATTGTGGCTACTACAAGTTGTAGTTTGACTTCCAAGTCAGTTTAGGCTTGTTAGAGTGTTAGTTTATGAATTCTATATATAGATTTACTGGCCTATGGCCTAACCCACGAATTTATTAGTAATATTAAAGTTTTCTTCCAGTcttggctacatggattcatGATGTGTTGGATACATTTCCAGTAGTGCGAAGGTGGAATCTGAGTGGAAGAGTAATTCTCTTCATGGGTTAGGAGGATAACAGATTCTGCCTTATCctctttctattttagtttctaattcttcCAGCTCAATTTTTCTGGTTAGCTTTCTCCTCTTTTTGAAACCAGGCGCACCTATTCTCCCTAAGTTTCAGTGTGCTTTCTACATCCATATCTCAGAATTCTAATTAGAATTGGTTCAAACTTAAGACTTGAGCTTCTGGTTATTGGGTCTCCCGATATGTGTTGAAAATCTGAAGTTTATTGCTTAATTTTCCAGCTCCGGCAAACCTGCTTTGTTATCCTAGTCCTACTAAGAGAACCCTCTGCACCACTGGTTTCTCTCAGATCTCTAAGATCTTTGGAGGGCGGTCAGTAATCTCAGCATCACGGTTTTAGTAATCAGTAACAGGATTAGGATCAAAacgagcctgtggcacaatggttaagttgcactattgcaaggtgttggtcacaggttcaaaacctgAAAACgacctcttctgcgaagcagggggtaaggctgcgtacaacttgcccctcccagaccccgtagtagcgggagcctcgtgcattgggttgctcttttttttatcAGGATTAGGATCGTTCTGGCCAGTACCGATTCAGATGGGACAGATCTACTCCtggttttctttaaaaaaatccGATTTTCCGCCTTTTTTCAGTCTGTACCGATATGCCGACAAGGGATTGGCCCGGAATAGTTATCACTGGCCTGCcaatttcaatttgaatcaccTGATTCAGCTGATCCAATATCAATTCCTAGAACAATGCTCAGCATAGAGTAATCAACCAGAGTTGGAGCATATCTGATAACTCTGTTCGTTGCTATAAAATTTCTCTATAAATTGTTCAGTTTACTCTGTTCACTCTGATTACTGAGTTTCTGCAAGTCACATCTAGTTCTAGTTTTGAGACTGGTTATTGCCTTCGCCTACGACATTCTCAAAGGGCATATAGTGATGTTTTAAAACATGGTTGGAccaaaagaataatggattgcCTTTTGATGAGAAAAATCAAGGATTTATTAACCTACTCCATGCAGATTTTGTGTTTATGCCATTACAATAAATATGCATTACCTACTGCACTATTCCTTTGGGAGTATTAACAGGTAACACTTGACAACCTGAATTATTACAATGGGAATCTAAGACACACACTAAGAGAAAGCAGATGCAACACAAAAAAGAACACTAAAATGAAACTAACAggatcaaattaaatgaaattgaGCAACAGAACTTTTAGGTTTAAAAATGGAACAATAAAAGAACCCATGACATTACTACCCAAGGCAGGCATGGAATAGATGTAGCAGCAGATGACATTGAACCTTAGACATTTGAAGTGTATCTAAGAAATTAACTCTCAAAGAGAAACATCATGACCTTAGCTACAGGATCTCTGCCTACTACTCAAAATACTGCTGCCAGGTATTTTTCAGATGCTATAGCATTCAACagcaatttttttccccttcaaatCAGGGGCTGCCATTAGCATCCCAAAATTTCTTCAAATCAATGCCTAATAAACCATTTCCCCATTTGTGCATCTAGATTTTACACTTCCAAAGGAAACTTTGCTCTCCTAAAGGAAAGAACGGATAAAAACTCAACACGATTCCATATCAGAACCCAATCAAAAGTAGAACCAAAACTTCTTCTGGGAAAAATAAATGAGCAAAATACCACATTTGGAATGAGCTATGTCACTTTTTCGAGATTTCTCTCCATCAATCAGAATACAAAATATAGGGAAAACCAATGAACAGATGAAACAGTTAAACTTCCACATACCTCTTGAATAAGAGTCCCATCCAACGTATCGAATATCCGAACCAGCGTGCCCTTGGTGCTAGCTGTAGCGAGCAATCCGCCATCCTGGGTAAGTGCAAAACACGCAATCCTCGAGTCATGAGCGATGATAAACTTTGTTCGTTTTGAACCATAATGCTCAACCCTAATCTGACCCTTCAGCAGCCCTGGGCAAACCAAAACAAGTGAACCCGACACCTGTGACACAGCACAAAGCCCCTTGGGATTGGCAATCGTCTCAATTTGATGCAACAGCTTCAGGTCCGCAAAATTGTATACAAATATCTTCTGCTCCAAAACCACAATGATACGATCACGCCGAAGCCGGACAGCGCGGACCTCAGATCTAAATGACAACTCGCCAATGCACCGGCTCTGGTGATCGTCCCAAATCATGACCTTATTGATCGGGTACTGCGGATCGGGTCCACCCCCTACAAGTGCAAGAATGTTGCACCTATAGAGCATCTCCACAACACCGATACCACCTCCATAGTCGAAGTCTCTCCGGAAAATTTCACGAAAGGGATCGCAGTTGTAGATCCGGAATCCATGATCTGTTCCAGCGGCAAAGCAGCCATGGTCCTGATTGAAGGAAAGGTGAAGAAGCGTGGGGACGGAAGACAGCGACGGAGACAGATTATCATGGAGATTGGGATTGGCGCCAGGGTTTTCAACGAAAGAATGGGAAGGGGTACTGAAATTGGAAGCAGCTACCGAATCTCCATCTCCGCTAGGGTTTTCAGGGAAAGAATAGGTGGGGCTGAtgctagggttttgatcataaGAGTAAATGGGAGGAGGGATATCGAAATTGGAAGAAGCATCTGAATTTCCTCCGCTAGGGCTGTCAAGAAATGCATAGGAGGGGTTGGAACTAGAGTCTTGAACGAAAGAATAGGGAGAAGAAGGTGTACTGAAATTGGAAGGAGCTTCTGAACCTCCATCTCCACTAGAACTATCAAGGAAAGCatagttgagagaagaaaaacCGAAGGGACCTTCATCATCTCCAACTCCGTCTTCATCTTCGACATGCTTGTCAGCTTCATTTCTTGATTGTTGCAAAGAGGAAAAAGGCTCTACTGCAATCTGAGATTGGTCAGAGATGGTGGTGAGTTCATCTGGAGGAACAGTGGAGAGATTCGAATTAGGGTTAGATGCAGGATTTGTCTCAGGGATCGGCCATGGAGGAGAAGATCGGGCGGAGAGAGCCGCCATTGAAGAATTGGTTGTGAATTATTATTGATATCAAAAGTTCTCGTAGGGATAGTGAACTATGGCTTCAGCCTTCAGAGTCGAAGCTTTCATTCTTTCAGTGCTTAATCTTTAAGCCCTGTTTGGTAGTCAGGGACTCGGAATTTTAATAGTTCATGCTATTGGTTCCGATCTGGTCACTGCTCAAAGGCAATGTGGGAGAGGGGGGTTGGAGGTGCTTCACTGAGCAATAGAAGTGGTAGCTCAGATCTAACGTGTTGGAGCAATTCGAAGTGCACTGACTTGGTACTTAGTTTCATGTAGAGCATTTTAGGACATTGGATCTGAGCTGCCACCTCTATTGCACAgtagaggatccaaatccaacAATAAGcttaacatcttttttttttttcttggattcacGTCAATCCAAAGAGATGCCAGATTCTATTTCATGAGCATTGGGTTGGTCATTTCAGTTcccattaggggtgtcaatcggttggtctggctcggtttcggtctgggttgagtcggtttcggtgtgggaaaaatgaaaccgaaaccgaaccaataaggaaattccagtttTGGTTTAGTTTCGGTTTCGTtgcggtttgatttcggtttgtcttcgatttcttaaatcgatttgtaaccgggttggttttggttttttgtctagtttggattcgactttccatacaaatgtatacaaaactatgcaaattttgattttttttaatgaattttggagtgtttcggttccttaccggtttggtttcagttttggtccgggttttgagccggtttttgtttggtttcgggttcatccggtttctgatgcggttcgatttggttttggggttgcaatactccaaaccgaaccgaaccaataaggctttgattcggttcggtccgtgttgttatcggtttggtccgatcgattttactgatttgatttaggaattgacacccctagttcccATGTATCTCGACTCATAGGCCACACTCCTCTCCAaacattttttctctcttttgtttttttggttagaTATGTGTGTACAAATGTATATTATAAAAAACGGAAAAGACTAAGCACAAGTATTGTTTTGTGTcactctctttccctctccttcGAAATAACACTCATGCCCCTTGCATCCCAATCCCCCCATTGATTGACTCGCTAGCTTTAAAAAGGCCACTCACGTGCCCAACCCTCTCCTTTATATAAAATAAGGACAAGTGATCATTGTCTGGTCATGTAACCCCTACACCAAAGttggggccaatgagagcatgtACAATGGCTTCTTGTACCACGCTACAACGCAATGGTTGGTATACTTAAAAGTAAACGAAATAATTATGCAAAATCTATACATATCCTATATTAAATTAgtatgaaacatttttttagtagAACTAATAGTGTTAGCAACCTTAAATTCATAACAAAATTGTTAATATTCACATGCTGGAAATTACAAAAGAGTCACTCTATTTACAATTTGTGATGCATCATCAATCGCACATGGAGAAGATATGCAAATAAACCAAGGTCATGTTTTGAGGATATTAGAATAacataaaaataacaataatattcattaaaaaaaatctgtatgtcataacaaaataataaattttttaaaaatactcCTATATGCAAAATTAACCTTATATGCAAAgaacaaatgaaaataataaaagaaccAACCTATGAAATTTCGCTATAAACTAAGGTGAAACATGGTGAGGCTTGGTAAGATTTATAACTTCTTCTTAAacatatcgtatcagagataagAATGAAATTATAGTTTAGTAGCGGCAACTAGCCAGTGGAGGTCTAGCGCAAGGCTAGAGAGAAGTTGAGTGTTTGACCCTGCTTCTAACCCccatccccaccccccaccccccaccccccaccttGTCCAAGTAATAGTGGTATAGTGTAATAATAAATGGGGCCATTGGGCTTTTGTTGGCCCTTAGTGGGGCCTTGTCTAACCCTATAGTAggtcttgaaaaaaaaaaaaaaaaaagaggagagaattttcaagcatggAGTGGCAAACAACAAAGATAATAAGTTTATTTTCAACATCCAAAATAAGGATTATAATATATAGGAGAAAGAAAGTTACCCAATAGTGTTGCGTACATCTAGAGATATGGGGATATGGAGCTGAGGCACGAGTATTTTTTCATAGCTTGGTTCTACTTCCCGATGTATCTAGGTGTATGCAACACTATTCagtagttttctttttcccataatataTAATGTTGAGAAAAAGTCCTTTAAGTCATTAGAGGAGGGTACTAGGGCAGGCTAGCACTTTGTCTTTAtatctctctatttctctcgttctcacatgaaatgactttaCTACCCTTTTATGTACAAAATCATTATTTTGCACCTCATTGATAAGATCATCTATGCCACTTGCATAGATTaccctctccctatatatattaTGTTGATTATATAATCAAATGAAGAGATTAAGCATgttaatttattgaaaaaaaatgataataattgaAAGTTAGAATAAGGTTATTTGGATGTTGGAGAGTGATGTTTCATGATTTCTCAGGTGAACTTTGGGCCTCAACTT
It includes:
- the LOC122082016 gene encoding autophagy-related protein 18a-like, with product MAALSARSSPPWPIPETNPASNPNSNLSTVPPDELTTISDQSQIAVEPFSSLQQSRNEADKHVEDEDGVGDDEGPFGFSSLNYAFLDSSSGDGGSEAPSNFSTPSSPYSFVQDSSSNPSYAFLDSPSGGNSDASSNFDIPPPIYSYDQNPSISPTYSFPENPSGDGDSVAASNFSTPSHSFVENPGANPNLHDNLSPSLSSVPTLLHLSFNQDHGCFAAGTDHGFRIYNCDPFREIFRRDFDYGGGIGVVEMLYRCNILALVGGGPDPQYPINKVMIWDDHQSRCIGELSFRSEVRAVRLRRDRIIVVLEQKIFVYNFADLKLLHQIETIANPKGLCAVSQVSGSLVLVCPGLLKGQIRVEHYGSKRTKFIIAHDSRIACFALTQDGGLLATASTKGTLVRIFDTLDGTLIQEVRRGADRAEIYSLAFSSTAQWLAVSSDKGTVHVFSLKVNSGSPGNDNTQNVSGPNNASPSTGSSLSFIKGVLPKYFSSEWSVAQFRLREDSQYIVAFGHQKNTVLILGMDGSLYRCQFDPVTGGEMTQLGYYNFLKPDDTSS